The Carassius gibelio isolate Cgi1373 ecotype wild population from Czech Republic chromosome B5, carGib1.2-hapl.c, whole genome shotgun sequence genome segment ACTACAGAGTTATGGCCACCTTTACAGAGCTCTACACAACGCTGCTTGGATTCGTCAACTTCCGCCTTTACCAGACCCTCAACCTCGTCTACCCACCCAAGGTAAAACACACCAAATGAGCTTCTGTTCAATGCCTTTTTAGTTTTCAGTAGCAGAATTCCAGTTCATTCCAATGTTTTTGTATTCTGGTGTTTGTTAGCTTGATGGACAAGGAGAGTTCAGCCTCAAATCAGAGTTTGAAGAAGATTATGCCCTGGAATCAGAGAGCTATACTGAGGTACTGACTGTTTCATTTTCTCTTTTCATATCAACATTCAGTTGGACCAAATATGACAGTGTGTTTAAAGATATGCGTCTTTACATCTTCTACCAGAAACTGTCAGCGTTAAGTGCCAGCCTGGCCCGTACAGTACCTtcagtggaggaggaggaggcacaGCTGGACCATTTCCCTGCTGAAGGGGTGAGCGAGCGAGAGACCGACAGCTGTCTGTATCCTGAACACCTGCAGTGACTTACAAACATAACCTCTGCTTTATACAAGGGATATTACATTCCATAGTTAAAACCAGTACACTATAAAAAACAAGTGATGGACAtggtaatataatttataataatgacaACTATAGTTATCTGGAGATTATTATGATtactattataattgttattattattattatattgttgttgttttagatttTACTAGCTAATATTATTGTTACaatcttttaataatatttgattatATCGTTATGTATTCTATTACCATGTCCAAATAGCTGTAGTAGTATTTgctaaaaactaataataataacaatagctaataaattatattacCATGACCTTATAACcataaccataataataataataatagtctctGTTATTTGGACAATattctttgttattattattattatacactctGATAATATTATAAATGGTTGTTAATTGTAATAGCAATATTAATGACTTTAATTTGGAGATGGCATTAGTTTTTAAGTATTTATAAAGAAGTATTTCTAATGTGTATAATATTAttagatataaaaatataatagtaattatgattattataataaaaattattattgttcttaattatttttagttttagtttttattgccATGGTTATTTGAACATGGTAATGTAATTAATGATGATGGTGATAATATAATCAGTCATCATTaccatagttatttattttgccatgTCACATTTTAATACTGTAATATGTACTGAATTATCATAAAATTGGATATGAACATGGTAATATTTGGTTCCATAGAACTGTATATGTATGCAGGGAATGTAGCATGACAATGTCACAGTGTAAAGACAATGGAGGCTTAAAGTTAACTTTTGGTTTAAGGAACTAAGTTTGTTTGTAGAGCACCTGtcataaaatgcagtttgcacagcTGTTTGGTAGCAAACTCAAAGCTGTCCGATTCCTATCGACTTGCTAAACCATCTGTAATTAATGCAATTATGTGCCCCCCCAATAATAATCCACATGTCAAGTTCACTAAAAGAAAGTGTCACAAGACACTTGTTATTTAGTCTCACTTCACGAAGCGTGAGTGGGTGAAGCACTCAACCCGTGTTTGATTAATTGTTGTTTTGGACGGACTTCGTATCCTCCTGTTTCAAGTTCACTGAGGGAGACAGTTACTATGGTTACACGCTGAAGGtgttaaaaaaacattctgatgAAACCAGCGTGATTGCAGACGACCTTTGTCCTCTTTATTTAATGTGGTGTTTAAATGCACTTCCAATTGCAGGAAGACCTGGAGAAAATGGAGGCGAGAGAGAGGACCGAGCTGGAGCAGAACAAACAGAAGAAGCTCTTCGAAGGGCTGAAGTTTTTCCTAAACAGAGAAGTTCCCAGGGAATCGCTGGCTTTTGTCATCAGGTGTGACATACTTATTTTTATCACACCATCTTATTTAccacactttccctaaaatagggttcttttttgtgtgtgtgtgtgtgtgtgaagtgaagGCACAAATTCCATGTTCTTTAGAGGTAGAACTAGATAttagtttagatgttttttgtaATCTAGTAATGAAcataatttaaatcaaaagtaGATCAGTAAATAGGTATTTGTCTCATCTCCGCTCATTACAACAATAAAAATCATGCAGCGGTGACAGTCCATTTGACTGTAAAATTTGATATCCAGcctattgtaaaataatttttcattaacaAATCTCTTGAGGTTTAGCCGTTTCCCATATTCTGACGCTACATAgatatttcctttaaaaaaaactctACGGTGGCatgcaggaagtgacatcatttctaCAGCATGGTGGGAACATTGATGGATTTTCTCAACTTTTATCAAGCAGTCATTCAGCCGTGTAAAAGACTGTTATTTGTCTTGAGATTATTAATACATGTATTCTTTTTTACTCTTCCaagatttatgaatttatttttatttttgtgttaaattgCAAATCTTGTATAAAAGATGTGTAAAACTAATATTAAGTCTGAGCATCAGCAGTTTGTATATGTACCGAAAGAAACCTGTTTGTCTGTATATAAGAATGTGTTGTACACTGTGCAGGTGTTTCGGTGGACAGGTGTCCTGGGATAAATCACTGTGCATCGGCAGCACTTACGATGAAACCGACGAAACGATCACACATCACATTGTGGACAGACCCACCATCGACAAACAGTATATCAACAGGTCCGAAAAAAAACCCCCTGATCCGTACAGTGTCTACTTCACATGTGCTGTATATTCTTGTACTTGATGCCTTTCTCCACCTGGCAGGTACTACATCCAGCCCCAGTGGGTGTATGACTGTGTAAATGGAAAGATACTGTTACCCGTAGAGGAATATTTCCTGGGAGTTACACTGCCGCCCCATCTGTCACCGTTCGTGGAGGAGAGCGAGGGAGATTATGTGCCTCCTGAGAAACTCAAACTCCTGGCCCTGCAGCGAGGACAGAAGCCACGTGAGGCTTTATGAAAGGATTCTTGCCTTATGATTGTGTGTGATTTGTTCAATGGTTGTTGACGTCTCAAACAAACTGTTCACAGAagcagaagaggaggaggaggaggaggaggaagaggaggaggatgaagatgacGAAGAGGAAGATGATCAAagtgaggatgaagatgaggccGAAGATGAAGCTAATTTAGCTGAAATGGAGGAGAAGAGAGCTCAGGGAAAGGTAAGATGGTTTTAAGTTTGCAGAAGTAATTTTTTGCAGTTTTGCTGCTTGTTTGTGTAGTGGCACAAAAATTGCAGACTTAAGGCCCTGGTGTACTTCAAGCGAAAATGAAGAACGAACTGATATGATGTCATTGCGAACAGAATCAGGCCTCAACAGATTTTCGTTCAAAACGACTCACCAATGCAAACTTTGTGGGGCAGTTCGCTTTGGCTCCTAAACGCCTGCACTACATAATTTCATAGTTGTTGTGTTTTGGGGGATATGCACTATCGTCACAAGTCCTGTTTACATGAatctacaccccacctccagcaGCGTGGGGGGGTTGGAAGGTTCGTTAACAGTATACCATCATTcagccttttcaaacttctttttgccCTGAAACGAAGAGCAAAAACAAACTTTGTTTGAAGTATACTGGGGCCTTTACAACTTTCAGTTGTTACCTTGAAAGGCTTTgactttataatagggaaattattTAGGCTGTAATTCTCACACAACTtccaaaatagtaaaaccaacatgacaatgaATTGTGATAAAATTGTGAATCATGATAGTTCttaaaaatattgtgatatatgtGATGAAAGTTGCGGAGTCGGTGTGTAATAACTGTGATTTACACAACGTGATGTCATAAAACATTTTGTGGAggaatatgtaaaatataaaagtcTGCTGGTTTTCCCTCAGAGTCTGTCAGTGAAGGTGACCCCTGGAAAAGTCAAACCAGAGAACCGCATGCGCACCGAACAAGAGGAAAAGGCAGAGGAGAAGAGACTGGCTAttatgatgatgaagaagagagagaaatacCTCTATGACAAGATCATGTTTGGCAAGAAGAGACATGTCAGAGAGGTAAGCTTGCTTGGAAATAGATGTATCGAGTGCCGTTTTTCAATGTTATATGCTATATCTAACCAGAAGATTGATTCAGGATAATACTTCATTTTGattctttgttatttttattgcattagttttttgtttttttgtaaatgagTGCTATGGTTAAAGGCAGGGTAAGTAATTTCTGATAGTCAGTGTTGaaatttgaaatcaccaaaacaaacccTTTGCTTACCATGCCCTACACGGTGGTCATTCACAGCTCACACTTTAAAAGGTGCTTGACCTACATTTGGCTCATTGTTTCAGCTTCATTGACCTTGACAGAATTCAGTGTTCATGAATCTAATGCACACCTTCCAACAGGCTAACAAGCTAGCAGCTAAGAGGAAAGCTCACGATGACGCCAACAAAGCCGACaagaagacgaagaagaaaaagtgctgattttttttacatgtattgaaatgtttcttgagcattttCTCTCTGCTGAGAGACTTTGAGAATTGTTCTTCTCTCGTTTCAACTCATTGCATCATTTAATGGAAATTGTACACGATTCACTGAACTCCATGTATCTTTTAAGTTTGCCCGAACTGGTTTCAGTGACACTTTTCTGGATTTCTTATCTGTCTTTGACATCTAATAAACATAAGATAATGATTATCTttaatgaaaagtttaaaaaaaaaaaaatctgtctgcaTGTTTCAAATTTGTGAAATTTGTAATGTACTAACTTGAATAAAGAAAGTTTTTAAAGAATTGCAGGTGCGATTAGAATCCACTAGAAAAGAGCTGATGACAAAAGTTGTCATATCAACATTGCAAATAGCTGTAAGGCACGTTTttgaaaataaagtgtaatggcttttcaatattaataatgttttttgagcagcaaatcagtataataaaatgatttctgaaggatcgtttaACACTggggactggagtaatgatgctgaaaattaagctttgcatcacaggaaagaaatatgtttcaaaatatagaaaaatatattatacatttcaaTAATACTTATACAAggttactgttttgctgtatttttgatcaagtaaatacCACCATGGTTGTTCTAAATTAAAAAGTCTCTCATTTGAGTTTAGCCGTTTAGTTTCTCATGTAAATAGGTCTTGATATCCAAGGACAAAGAAGTCTAGTGTGTACTGAGGGTTTCTGGAGATCATTCGCATTGTCAAATTTCTAAGTGAAAAAACCATTGACACTCCCTTCCCTGAAGACTCTTATGTTGGACATCACAACAAAAAAGTGGCTTTAGATGAGGGTTTTAAGTTCACTGCTGCTGAAAAGTTGTTTCCCAATGCAAAATGGCGTTAAAGGCTAGACCTTCAGAGATTTTAGCTGGATTCAACGACGGTAACTTTACCAACCAGTAAATCATGTAACCTTGAAAGTATTGCTCTTATGTATTCCTAGATGTATTATAGTCCGTCCGGAATGTGAATGTACCTTTTGAACCACaaatgtcacaattttttttttttttttatgttttggcaaaGTCTTCACAGCACAAGCGAAACTACTGCATTAGACCTATTTATGTCTTACACAACCGTTATGgtcgtattaaaaaaaaaagttttgctttaTTAGGCTACAATTCAGTGGACATTTGGCAAAACACTGTGAATGTTCCCTATTTTAAAACCTATAGCTAAGTTTTTAATGGATGTCCTCATAAATTGGGAAATGTAACCGGAGTGGTACAGGTTTTGAAATCCTCCGAGAATGAAGGTTACAAAGAAAATGAGTGCTTCCGAATGCATTGAATTCCTCATTGTGAATTTTCAAACCGGCCTAATGAATGGAGTCAGATTCTCCTGGTTTAGGGTGACAAGCTGAATTATTTAGCTCTGAATGTTTTCCAGTGTTCATTTCAGTCCTTTGTGACAGATTTTGGTCATACgaggtatataaaaaaaaaactattatatgcAGGCTTTGCATAAATCTGTATTTGAAGTGATCTGCTCTCTTTTATTCTGTAAACATGTAACACATGACATGGTCTCTTCGTTTGTATAGTTCACCCAGAGAACCAAtcagatgtttgttttttattgtatgagGTGTTTGTTATCAGTAAATCCTCATACCCTTGGTTGCAGCTTTGTATGTTTGCTCTTTCTTTGTATTTGTGGTGGGAAGTTATGACGTTGGTGTTCTCCTCGCTGCTGTGTAACCCCTGTGGGCTTTAGGCCAGGCAACTCATGGCCCTTTTTATTACTAATTCATGTTCACGCACACAAGCATGCAGTGTTACCCATGTTACCCATCTGCATTCCAGACATGTCGCTCTTACACTGCCTGGCACTGACATGACTTtctgtgtgtccgtgtgtgtggcTGCAGACAATGAACCGAGTGTTTGAGACCAGTCAAAAGGAGATCTGGATGAACAGAATAATCTTGTGCTGGACAGTAAGAGACATTGAGAAGCGAGTGAAATCAAGAGAATGGTTTGGGTGATGTCACTCAAGGGAATGTAAAGATAAAAAGAGTATTGATCAGTGAATTATCAGCTCTTGCAGTGTCCGAATGCATttgaagggatagtttacccaaaaattctgtcatttatttaccctcaaTTTGTTGCAAAGCTGTATGAGTTTCTTGCCTCtgttgataaaaaagaaaaaatggaagAAAGTTGGTATCTGCATTCTTCTATGATCAACAGAGGAGATAACAaactttaaactaaaattaaaagataaatagtaaaaaaaatgtgtaacttCACTTTTACAACATGAGGAGGACATGTCTCAGTGTCAATTTTTCCAAAAATGctttccaaatgtaaaaaaaaagaaaagacatcaCTGTATTCCTGTATTGGACAACCAGAACTTCTGAAATTGATAATGTGTGAAATGATTGTTTAATTTATGATCTCCTGCCACAAACCTCCGTATGGAAACTCATACAGCAGCCTAAGCAAACACTGAGATAAGAAGCCATTCTTCCGATTGGTCACTAAAGCAAACATCCAGAAATCACAGCATGAAAACCATCAATATGATCCAGAAAGTTCTTCCTGAGCTGTCACTAACCCATCATGTAAAAAATACCTGGGAGTTTGTATTGGCCCCTCTCATGCATTTACGCTTTCTAGCAACTTTTCCACTTCAATCCAGCAAATCTGTTCTCAATGGCTCTCTGTTTCCACCTCCTCTCTTTTGTTCATGTCCCTCCCTCTTGCTCATTTGAACCCTGTTCTGTTTTGTCTCTTCCTCTCCTgttctttttctgtctttctgtcttgtcTTTTCTTATCCTAACATCACCTCCGTCTTTCTGCCTTCTGTCTTCTCCTATACGCtcattcacaaatgcaaacagACACAAAGAGAGACAAGTGCAGGTCCCTAGACAGCTGGTCTTGCGTCACAGAGAGCGCAAGTCGAGCCTCTTCTGTATGCAGTTTAGCCAGCTCAGCTCTACAGCGTGCAgacagaggaggagaggaggtcaggtgtgtgtgtgtgtgtgtgtgtgtgtgtgtgtgcgcgcacaggGTGAATGATCGCCTGGATATTTCACAGAAGATAAGAGGGATACAGATCTGTTAACCTTGGATAGCACGACTGGACAGCTTTAAATGAAGGAATCAATGTCTTTCCAGCCTTGACCATGCATCATTGTTAACAAAGtcattgtgtttttttctggCAATCAAGCTGTGACAGGAATCTACATGATTTGGTAAGaataaaattgtttatatttaattttcaatatATCGGGGAAATATTTTCAGTGCAGTTGTATTGCCATTGTTATGAGTCTGTAGTACCTTTGAACATAGAAAAGTAATAATTAATAtctatttatcaatatttttgatGTAGTCTAAACATCCTCACAACTAAGATACTCAAAAATAGATAATTGTTCTAAGaacatatttctgatgatttcaatGTTTCAGGTTTTCTGTGCTTAAGCACAAACctcacaaaatgttatttattaaagaGTAATAATTGACTAATGTGGTAAGAAAAATACattgaattacatttaattaatttaatttctgttaaaGCCTTAATTTAtatagttcattcaataaatgtagtttgttttatgtttagatgttttattagaaaaaacgtaaatacattttattttttttttggggggggggggggtaatttgcTTCAAAAGCACTTTTATTTACAGGGCTGaatcttaagaaataaataaaatatttatttctaatgaTGCATTATAaggcaaatacatttaaatcaagGTATGTTATATAAAagtctttataaaaaaataataataataaaaaaaatgacgatgctgctaaaaagaacattattttgtgtatttggtgtaatgaaacttgtttatacagttttttttttaaacattatttttcaaataccgtacattattgttgctcctctatgccccgccttctgaaacgcattgatttttacaaaactcatcgttctgaaaagtgaggtgtgctctgattggccagctatcaagtgtgttgtgattgactgaatacctcaagcatgtgacggaaatgttacgccccttaccacaTGGTGATGCCATCTCCCAGCACGaccagacaaaaacaataaaacccattacaaactaggcatttgtagcatccagtggggacataattactgattataatggcaaatactgtatttttatgcatTGCGTTGCATCGCATCTTGCCAACTAAACATAAACcaagtctgcatttgtgatcggaaaaacaacaaacaacaagctctactctacactgctcaaaactcacgtttgaatcatcagtggcaaatcctttacatattaaaacgtacttacagactgtgagtcaggaTTATTTGTCAGAACACTGGCactgtaggctactctcccaggaaatgtgttgcacacatctgaatatttgggttgaactgttctgcactgtaaaaaaaaactgtaattttacggaattttactgttttattttacagttttttccaCGTAATtttgaaatacagtttaaaattgtaaaattacagAAAGAGACTGTAAATTTACATATCTTATGTAAAATCACATGAAAAACATGTCAATGTGCATAACGtcccaaaaatatttttgaagatttatttcacataatgcgctatatttatatgtagtatgtgcagtatgtgtgtgtgtgtgtacgtgtgtgtgtggcattaataatataatgccatattttttaatagattaaaaatataaataacaactgTACAAAAGTTaacgttcattattattattattattattattactattgataTAATATGTTGTATATGTAGCCTACATTGCGTGTTTGCATAAAAGAGCAGGTTAATCCTTTTTTGAACAGGTTTGTTGAAAAATCCTTCTCGAAAGAATCGTATTTCCAAAGTACTGTCAACTGACCACATCTTCTTCCGCTTGTCAAAATAGTTCTGCTCAGTTTGGTGTTTTATTACGGATTTATTCTCATAGTACCGTTTCataatttgatataataatataataatatgctgatattaaaattaaaaaaaataaaaaatgtaatattcgaACTGAAGGAATTCCCGCCCTAGCGCAAGGACACATTCTCCTCCAAGCACGCAGTGGAGCTGCTGCGCGCGCAGAAGGAATAACTCGACCTT includes the following:
- the pes gene encoding pescadillo isoform X2, with protein sequence MGGLQKKKYESGSATNYISRNKARKKLSLSLADFRRLCILKGIYPHEPKHKKKVNKGSTAPRTFYLLKDIRFLLHEPIVGKFREYKIFVRKLRKAYGKAEWSGVQRMKENKPAYKLDHIVKERYPTFIDAVRDVDDALSMCFLFSTFARTGKCHVQTIQLCRRLSIEWMNYIIASRSLRKVFLSIKGIYYQAEVLGQTITWIIPYQFAHDHPTDVDYRVMATFTELYTTLLGFVNFRLYQTLNLVYPPKLDGQGEFSLKSEFEEDYALESESYTEKLSALSASLARTVPSVEEEEAQLDHFPAEGEDLEKMEARERTELEQNKQKKLFEGLKFFLNREVPRESLAFVIRCFGGQVSWDKSLCIGSTYDETDETITHHIVDRPTIDKQYINRYYIQPQWVYDCVNGKILLPVEEYFLGVTLPPHLSPFVEESEGDYVPPEKLKLLALQRGQKPPEEEEEEEEEEEEDEDDEEEDDQSEDEDEAEDEANLAEMEEKRAQGKSLSVKVTPGKVKPENRMRTEQEEKAEEKRLAIMMMKKREKYLYDKIMFGKKRHVREANKLAAKRKAHDDANKADKKTKKKKC
- the pes gene encoding pescadillo isoform X1, translated to MGGLQKKKYESGSATNYISRNKARKKLSLSLADFRRLCILKGIYPHEPKHKKKVNKGSTAPRTFYLLKDIRFLLHEPIVGKFREYKIFVRKLRKAYGKAEWSGVQRMKENKPAYKLDHIVKERYPTFIDAVRDVDDALSMCFLFSTFARTGKCHVQTIQLCRRLSIEWMNYIIASRSLRKVFLSIKGIYYQAEVLGQTITWIIPYQFAHDHPTDVDYRVMATFTELYTTLLGFVNFRLYQTLNLVYPPKLDGQGEFSLKSEFEEDYALESESYTEKLSALSASLARTVPSVEEEEAQLDHFPAEGEDLEKMEARERTELEQNKQKKLFEGLKFFLNREVPRESLAFVIRCFGGQVSWDKSLCIGSTYDETDETITHHIVDRPTIDKQYINRYYIQPQWVYDCVNGKILLPVEEYFLGVTLPPHLSPFVEESEGDYVPPEKLKLLALQRGQKPQAEEEEEEEEEEEEDEDDEEEDDQSEDEDEAEDEANLAEMEEKRAQGKSLSVKVTPGKVKPENRMRTEQEEKAEEKRLAIMMMKKREKYLYDKIMFGKKRHVREANKLAAKRKAHDDANKADKKTKKKKC
- the pes gene encoding pescadillo isoform X3, coding for MGGLQKKKYESGSATNYISRNKARKKLSLSLADFRRLCILKGIYPHEPKHKKKVNKGSTAPRTFYLLKDIRFLLHEPIVGKFREYKIFVRKLRKAYGKAEWSGVQRMKENKPAYKLDHIVKERYPTFIDAVRDVDDALSMCFLFSTFARTGKCHVQTIQLCRRLSIEWMNYIIASRSLRKVFLSIKGIYYQAEVLGQTITWIIPYQFAHDHPTDVDYRVMATFTELYTTLLGFVNFRLYQTLNLVYPPKLDGQGEFSLKSEFEEDYALESESYTEKLSALSASLARTVPSVEEEEAQLDHFPAEGEDLEKMEARERTELEQNKQKKLFEGLKFFLNREVPRESLAFVIRCFGGQVSWDKSLCIGSTYDETDETITHHIVDRPTIDKQYINRYYIQPQWVYDCVNGKILLPVEEYFLGVTLPPHLSPFVEESEGDYVPPEKLKLLALQRGQKPQEEEEEEEEEEEDEDDEEEDDQSEDEDEAEDEANLAEMEEKRAQGKSLSVKVTPGKVKPENRMRTEQEEKAEEKRLAIMMMKKREKYLYDKIMFGKKRHVREANKLAAKRKAHDDANKADKKTKKKKC